A single window of Desulfovibrio sp. G11 DNA harbors:
- the rlmN gene encoding 23S rRNA (adenine(2503)-C(2))-methyltransferase RlmN, which yields MTNLLNLTLPELEAWTQSELGEPKFRAMQLWQWIWQRMARDFDTMTNISRPCRELLAAKACIVWPEVSAVEESRDGTTKFLLRLEDGAQIETVLIPSDSREGVRRWTQCLSCQVGCTMGCTFCSTGQMGFERNMTMGEILGQILVAREHLGDTRLHWPILRNLVFMGMGEPLLNLKEVMRSLESLNNDKGLGFSPRRITVSTCGIEKGLKELGESGLAFLAVSLHAPNQAVRERIMPKAARWRLNDLMAALKSYPLKTREHITFEYLMLGGVNDSLEHARELAPLVSAVKGKLNIIVYNAAEGSPYQAPSEERILAFEKYLWSKDITAIIRKSKGQDIKAACGQLKAARQKDTAAADADPKNCE from the coding sequence ATGACAAATCTTCTCAATCTCACACTTCCCGAACTGGAAGCCTGGACGCAGTCAGAACTGGGCGAACCCAAATTTCGCGCCATGCAACTGTGGCAGTGGATATGGCAGCGCATGGCGCGCGATTTCGACACCATGACCAACATATCCCGCCCCTGCCGCGAGCTTCTGGCCGCCAAGGCCTGTATCGTCTGGCCGGAAGTCAGTGCTGTGGAAGAAAGCCGGGACGGCACCACAAAATTTCTGCTGCGCCTTGAAGACGGCGCGCAAATTGAGACCGTGCTTATCCCTTCTGATTCGCGCGAAGGCGTGCGCCGCTGGACGCAATGCCTCTCCTGCCAGGTGGGGTGCACCATGGGCTGCACCTTCTGCTCCACAGGACAAATGGGCTTTGAGCGCAACATGACCATGGGAGAAATCCTCGGCCAGATTCTGGTGGCCCGGGAACATCTGGGCGATACCCGCCTGCACTGGCCCATACTGCGCAACCTTGTTTTCATGGGTATGGGTGAACCCCTGCTGAACCTGAAAGAAGTCATGCGCTCACTCGAAAGCCTCAATAACGACAAGGGACTGGGATTTTCGCCCCGCCGCATCACGGTTTCCACCTGCGGCATTGAAAAGGGCCTGAAAGAGCTGGGCGAATCCGGGCTGGCCTTTCTGGCCGTATCGCTGCACGCCCCCAACCAGGCGGTGCGCGAGCGCATTATGCCCAAGGCCGCCCGCTGGCGACTGAATGATCTCATGGCAGCACTCAAGTCCTATCCACTCAAAACGCGCGAACACATCACTTTTGAATACCTGATGCTCGGCGGTGTCAACGACAGTCTGGAACACGCCAGAGAACTGGCCCCCCTGGTCAGTGCGGTCAAGGGCAAGCTGAACATCATCGTGTACAACGCTGCAGAAGGCTCCCCTTACCAGGCGCCCAGTGAAGAACGCATACTGGCGTTTGAAAAATACCTCTGGAGCAAAGATATCACTGCCATTATCCGCAAAAGCAAAGGGCAGGACATCAAGGCGGCCTGCGGCCAGCTCAAGGCTGCCCGGCAGAAGGATACAGCCGCGGCGGACGCTGATCCGAAAAATTGCGAATAA
- the dsrP gene encoding sulfate reduction electron transfer complex DsrMKJOP subunit DsrP produces MLEKLLDGPKTFYMWLLFLLVVIAGCGLVYLDQLYNGLSVTGLSRDVSWGLYISQFTYFVGVAASAVMLVLPTYFHHYKKFKRMIIFGEFMAVAAVVMCALFIVVDLGQPQRMLNVMLHPSPNSVMFYDMMVLIGYLGLNIIIGWVTLEAERHEIDPPKWIKPLIYLSILWAFSIHTVTAFLYAGIPGRHYWLTAIMAARFLSSAFCSGPAILLLLMMVLRRLTSFDPGKEAVKTLTTIIVYAMCINVFFYLLEIFTAFYSGIPGHEEPIHFLFFGHGGHLTWVSYWMWGAVIMAFASLALLIPPKLRENANVLPIALIMLVLASWIDKGLGLLVAGFTPNMFEAFTPYMPSAKEIAVALGVYAIGALVLSLLWKIALGVKMEVNQMHD; encoded by the coding sequence ATGCTTGAAAAATTGCTCGACGGTCCCAAGACCTTCTACATGTGGCTGCTCTTTCTGCTCGTCGTCATCGCGGGTTGCGGCCTTGTGTATCTGGATCAGTTGTACAACGGTCTCTCCGTCACCGGCCTGAGCCGCGACGTTTCGTGGGGACTGTATATTTCGCAATTCACCTATTTCGTGGGTGTGGCGGCCTCAGCTGTCATGCTGGTGCTGCCCACCTACTTCCATCACTACAAAAAGTTCAAGCGCATGATCATTTTCGGCGAATTCATGGCCGTAGCGGCCGTGGTCATGTGCGCGCTGTTCATCGTGGTGGACCTGGGCCAGCCCCAGCGCATGCTTAACGTCATGCTCCACCCCTCGCCCAATTCTGTCATGTTCTACGACATGATGGTGCTCATCGGCTATCTTGGCCTCAACATCATCATCGGATGGGTCACCCTTGAAGCCGAAAGGCACGAAATTGACCCGCCCAAATGGATCAAGCCCCTTATTTACCTGTCCATCCTGTGGGCTTTCTCCATTCACACGGTCACGGCCTTCCTGTACGCAGGCATCCCCGGCCGCCATTACTGGCTCACCGCCATCATGGCCGCCCGCTTCCTGTCGTCGGCGTTCTGTTCCGGTCCCGCCATCCTGCTCCTGCTCATGATGGTGCTGCGCCGCCTGACCAGCTTCGATCCCGGCAAGGAAGCCGTAAAAACCCTGACCACCATCATCGTTTATGCCATGTGCATCAACGTATTCTTCTACCTGCTGGAAATCTTCACCGCTTTCTACAGCGGCATTCCCGGGCATGAAGAACCCATCCACTTCCTCTTCTTCGGTCATGGCGGACACCTGACCTGGGTGAGCTACTGGATGTGGGGCGCCGTAATCATGGCCTTCGCCTCGCTGGCCCTGCTTATTCCGCCCAAACTGCGCGAAAATGCCAACGTGCTGCCCATCGCGCTTATCATGCTGGTGCTGGCCTCGTGGATCGACAAGGGCCTCGGCCTGCTGGTCGCGGGCTTTACGCCCAACATGTTTGAAGCCTTCACCCCGTACATGCCCTCGGCCAAGGAAATTGCCGTTGCGCTTGGCGTGTACGCCATCGGTGCCCTGGTACTCTCCCTGCTGTGGAAGATTGCCCTCGGCGTCAAGATGGAAGTAAACCAGATGCACGACTAG
- a CDS encoding HD domain-containing protein: MKQALKDAITICKTFLRNGYDAHVINAPLQEHLLERAGQLAVDIACEPDMDTLFKLFPKAQAAPEKRALAIMEENGVTYRFYPLEVAAAGHPELSLIKITPTMIDLMSHEERLKLRLTGFSTPEYTGDVYDGFEDIKSGAICLTGLPDETLRHDYLLAVRALRFAANFDLPIEPNTWLAIVRASSRVLDYVPATDIMDEWRKVAAENMYRFVRLLFDAHILQGLIPEVAALSCLTQMRNKEGDTENVFEHTLECMKCYPEEDFHYDWLGTMAMLFHDVGKLYTGEYYDGQWTYYQHHRVGAKVTRKILRRLHFAQEDIDLLCHLVRNHMRFHFMMTDRGIRRFKALDDYPRLIAMARADLKARDGIPTSFNHNMKYLDRAETPEQMLEPLLNGNEIMSETKLSPGPQVGIIRDALLKAQIAGEVTDLESAVSFVREYARKSVG, encoded by the coding sequence ATGAAGCAAGCGCTCAAAGACGCCATAACCATTTGCAAAACATTTTTGCGCAACGGTTATGACGCTCATGTCATCAACGCCCCCTTGCAGGAACATCTGCTCGAAAGGGCCGGTCAGTTGGCTGTAGATATTGCCTGCGAACCGGATATGGACACGCTGTTCAAACTTTTCCCCAAGGCACAGGCCGCGCCTGAAAAACGCGCTCTGGCCATTATGGAAGAAAACGGCGTCACCTACCGTTTTTATCCCCTTGAAGTGGCCGCGGCGGGGCATCCCGAGCTTTCGCTGATCAAGATCACCCCCACCATGATTGACCTCATGAGCCATGAAGAGCGCCTCAAGCTGCGCCTTACGGGCTTCAGTACCCCCGAATACACGGGCGATGTATACGATGGCTTTGAGGATATCAAAAGCGGGGCCATCTGCCTGACCGGCCTGCCCGATGAAACCCTGCGGCACGACTACCTGCTGGCCGTGCGTGCGCTGCGCTTTGCCGCCAACTTTGACCTGCCCATCGAACCCAATACCTGGCTCGCCATTGTGCGCGCCTCGAGCCGTGTGCTGGACTACGTCCCCGCCACGGACATTATGGACGAATGGCGCAAGGTTGCTGCCGAAAACATGTACCGCTTTGTGCGCCTGCTGTTTGACGCCCACATTCTTCAGGGCCTTATCCCCGAAGTGGCGGCCCTTTCCTGCCTGACCCAGATGCGCAATAAAGAAGGCGACACCGAAAATGTTTTCGAGCATACCCTTGAGTGCATGAAGTGTTACCCCGAAGAAGACTTCCATTACGACTGGCTCGGAACCATGGCCATGCTTTTCCATGATGTGGGCAAGCTGTACACCGGTGAATACTATGACGGCCAGTGGACCTACTACCAGCACCACCGCGTGGGGGCCAAGGTCACACGCAAGATTCTGCGGCGACTGCACTTCGCCCAGGAAGATATCGACCTGCTCTGCCACCTGGTGCGCAACCACATGCGCTTCCATTTCATGATGACCGACCGCGGTATTCGCCGGTTCAAGGCGCTGGACGACTACCCCCGCCTTATTGCCATGGCCCGGGCCGACCTCAAGGCGCGTGACGGCATTCCCACGTCGTTCAACCACAATATGAAGTATCTGGACCGCGCCGAAACACCGGAACAGATGCTGGAACCCCTGCTTAACGGTAATGAAATCATGAGCGAAACCAAGCTTTCGCCCGGTCCGCAGGTGGGGATTATCCGCGATGCACTGCTCAAGGCCCAGATTGCCGGGGAAGTGACGGACCTGGAATCGGCCGTGAGTTTTGTGCGGGAGTATGCGAGAAAATCTGTGGGTTAA
- the dsrO gene encoding sulfate reduction electron transfer complex DsrMKJOP subunit DsrO, with translation MNKSRRSFLKVAGFSAFALTSGMAALSGVAQAQIAPGKYERAANALHAKRWGMVIDTRQFKGPEDYKPLIEACHSYHNVPHIPDNQDIKWFWLDSYAHVFPDDMNAHLNTHTRESMYPLLCNHCTNPPCVRVCPTQATYKMDDGIVAMDYHRCIGCRFCMAGCPYGARSFNFKDPRKFLADPVPNPEYPTRMIGVVEKCTFCAERLAVGQMPACVEAANGKILFGDLEDPNSTVRQALATNYSIRRKPSLGTQPGVYYLI, from the coding sequence ATGAACAAGAGCAGAAGAAGCTTTCTGAAAGTGGCGGGCTTTTCGGCCTTTGCCCTTACCAGCGGCATGGCTGCCCTGTCTGGCGTGGCCCAGGCGCAGATTGCCCCCGGCAAGTATGAACGCGCGGCCAACGCCCTGCACGCCAAGCGCTGGGGCATGGTTATCGATACGCGCCAGTTCAAGGGACCTGAAGACTACAAGCCCCTGATCGAGGCGTGCCACAGCTACCACAACGTGCCGCACATTCCTGATAATCAGGACATCAAGTGGTTCTGGCTGGACAGCTACGCCCATGTCTTCCCTGACGACATGAACGCGCACCTGAACACGCACACCCGCGAATCCATGTACCCGCTTTTGTGCAACCACTGCACCAATCCGCCCTGCGTACGCGTGTGCCCCACTCAGGCCACCTACAAAATGGACGACGGCATTGTTGCCATGGATTACCACCGCTGCATCGGCTGCCGGTTCTGCATGGCGGGCTGTCCCTACGGCGCACGCTCGTTCAACTTCAAGGACCCGCGCAAGTTCCTGGCGGACCCTGTGCCCAATCCCGAGTATCCCACGCGCATGATAGGCGTGGTCGAAAAATGTACCTTCTGCGCCGAGCGCCTGGCCGTGGGCCAGATGCCCGCCTGCGTTGAAGCAGCCAATGGCAAAATTCTTTTCGGCGACCTGGAAGACCCCAACTCAACGGTGCGTCAGGCTTTGGCCACCAACTACAGTATTCGCCGCAAGCCCAGCCTGGGCACCCAGCCCGGCGTTTACTACCTCATTTAG